gaagaggaagatgccctgggacacccaggcaggtgaggaggaaatcactgcccctttccccctctctcctgctccatctcccagcccagcacagcccctggctgcaggacaacccCACTGCTGACCCCGTCCTGCCAGGGACGCACTGgggggatctccttccccttccctctggcacggaggcaaatcccatcctctccttgtccttcctcccccagacaaggagctgaggatggagaccaGGAAGGACAAATGCCCATGgcagaacctcgtggaagaAGCCATTTTGAGCGGCTTCATGGCACAGGAATccaacggggaggaaaagcccaggAGGTCCCACAgaaggaggggctgcaaacccagcccggggtgctctgaggaggaaagacccatcctgtgccaggaaggtggacacagctccagccagagctcagagctggtggtccatgagcaccatggggagaagccctacaagtgcttggagtgtggaaagagcttcaggcagagctcccacctgatccagcaccagacgatccacactggggaatggccctacgagtgtggggagtgtgggaagggcttcagcttcAGATCCAAACTCATCCTCCACCAAcacatccacactggggagagacCCTATGAGTGTCgccagtgtcagaagaggttttcgaccagctccagtctccttgtacatcagcggattcacactgaggagaggcccttccacTGCCCCggctgcaggaagagcttcaTGCACAACTCCATGCTTGtcaccggcgcatccacaccagAGAGAGGCCCTATgaatgtggggaatgtgggatgagcttcagccagagcttcagcctgatccagcaccagaggatccacaccaAGGAACGGCCCcatgagtgtggggaatgtggaaagagcttcagccagaagtcccacttgatctgccaccagaggatccacactggagaaaggccataCAAGTGTGGGGAAAGTGGGAAGGGGTTCAGCCAGAAGTCCTATCTGATCATCCACcaaatgatccacactggggagaagTCATACGtgtgtcccgagtgtcagaagaggtttccaACCAGttcccatctcctcctgcaccagcggattcacacagaggagaggcccttccgctgccctgactgcaggaagggcttcaagcacaacTCCACCCTTGTCAAGCACAGGcacatccacactggggagaggccctctgagtgtccccagtgtgagAAGAGCTTCACTCAgagctctcacttgaccagacaccaacggagCCACCAGTAAGGAAAGCCCTGCGAGTGCCCCaactgcaggaagagcttcgtgcacggctccagcttcatcccccatgggagaacCCATGTTAGGAAGAGCCCTGGTGATCCATGTTCCCTGCGATCCATGCTGGAAAAACATCTGTTCCTTTTCCCACCCCTCCCAATGACATGATGTGGGATTGAAGAACATGAGGGTCTGGCCATGGCCCTGTCATTATATTCACTCCCACCTCAGGTTATtgccaggggcaggaaagggactCTCTCTCTGAGGAGAAGGGAGTCCTTTCCAGGGAGGAAGAAATACATGGTCAAGAAGAGCCAGTCAGTGGTGTTGGAGTTTTccttgtaaataatttttcttatcaCTTCTGTTATCAATAttgtttctgttcctgtttgttccttATTTCgctgctgttcccagtaaattgttcttaacCCAGCCCgggatctttgccttttgtgctttccatgggaggtgggagggcAGCAAGAGGCAGCGCGGTTTTagcaggagcaggaaattgGGGAATCCCATTCCTGAACCCCAGCCCTTGGAAACTGAGCATcccagctggtcccagccctggtggccacGGCAATAGCCTTGGGAGCGGGTGCAGCTGAGACGGGGTAGGCTTGggttggatctcaggaaaaggtttttccccagagggtggtgTCCGTGGCAAACACCCCTGGCATGGGGtctccacagagctgccaaGGGACTGGCAATAGCAACagggggctggtgatggttgccatggaaactgaccacagcaacagGGAGTCAGTTTCACTttggtgcccagggacaggagtggagggagcggctgcagctgaGACGGGGTAGGCTTGggttggatctcaggaaaaggtttttccccagagggtggtgTCCATGGCAAACACCCCTGGCATGGGGGCTCCACAGAGCTGCCAAGGAACTGGCAATAGCAACagggggctggtgatggttgccatggaaattgACCACAGCAACAGGGAGTCTTGGTGATGTTTGCCTGCTAAGGATCAgatttgtcacaggcactcaAGAGTGGTTCCATGGGAACTTTTCAAGAGTCTCCAGGCTGCTCAAGAGCTGCAATGTCCCAGGCAGAGacaggggctccatggagacctcccAAGGTTCTGGGGATGGTAAAGAGCTGTGTGGTCAGAGGCAATCTCAGCCTCTAAGAGCCCATCTGAagccccttgttctccattctgccttccgattgccacgagaaagaatcccttccctCACTGCAGTTCCGGCttagaacaggacacagtgccggtggaaccactgaaccatcatgctagctgttccgaacaaggcctggccagaacttggcaaggagttggcaaggacttggctaagacctgacatggacccagcatgggacagcctgatgcgcggcctgcttctaatctccgttcttaagccgaatgaacttttggggggactcccgtggtccttcattgaagacgcctcatctgcctcgttaccactgtgacaaataaagaatgagaaccctcctcccaaggactgagactgagacccctactatagggaggaggggaatttggtggtctgaccgctaatgacatgacctgtttcccttcaggaatttcaatggacttattcttcattgtattcgtcttgctttggtggtttctgtggactcacctgttccctcgTGGCGACTACAATGgactttcattgttacacttgttcccccctctttcctctgtggactataactggacccccgAGTTGACCAGAATTTTGGAGACTCCCCCGACAcgacagacggatccccatcaTCCAGACCgctgaggatctcgcctgtgttggtagctattcccatacccctcttctctctctctctctctatcctttgatctcctttctgatccccactatcgcatttactgtcttgacccctaataaaggtgcatttgttgtgattaactgatagtcccttgttgtttgccttttttgcacttttgggatcggtgaaaagaaccatcacgacaccccgcaataAGCGGATCGTGACATTAAAATTGGCGTCATGGACAGGATTTCTGTCTAGACAGAAGGGCTGCAGCTGAAAAGGCACCCACACTGTCTTTGGAAATTCATAAAGGATCCCTTAGTGCAAAAGGTGGGAcactgttgttttgttgttgttgttttattattgttgttgtgtGTATCTGttctgggaaggaagggacaactTGAAGAAACTAAGCAGAGCCTCCCAGGCAGATTATTGTCCTTTCACCCACCCAGGGAAGCGAAGGGCGACACAGCGAGGGCTGTGTAGTTTTGTGTAACTTAAGTGTGTACCTCCCTGTTgtggttttggtcccttcacaaaatgagtgATAACCTTAATGATAAAGCTCAAGTTGGGCTTTATGCTCTACTAGCTAAACACAATGCCAAACCTTCTCCGGGAGGAGAGGAATGGGCACAAAGTAACTGGTTTAATTTGGATAATGTGGTTGATAGAGTGTGTTCTTTACAACATGATACAAAGTTCAAACTGGGCAAGAATAAAACCATCTTAtgctcagttttgggagctTGTCTTATGGCAGCCGTAGAAACTCGCTCACAACGAAGAAGTGAGCAAGAAATAATAATAGACTCCCTTCAAAATTTAGTAGAAATTTTACGAAAACAGTTATATGAAGCAAGAAATGTGACTTATGCATTGCAAGCTGCCTTAACAGAAGAACATGTTAATAAATCACACAATGCTGATTCCCCTACAgaaacagaggagaaggaaactcCTCACATTAGAGAGATTTACCCCCAAAAGGAACTTGAAGCAGCAAATAATTGCGGGGAACATTGCTGCCATCACTTGAGACCCTTAATTAAAACAGAGTATAATTATCTCAGTGATGATGATCTTGAACCTCACATCACAACCAAACACATACCATACACTGCCACTGAGTTAGCTAAGCTTAAAAAGGAATACGGACGCCTCCCACACGAATCAGAAACAGAATATGTTTTCCGGATGTCCCTCACTGGTGgtgatcaaattaaattaactgaACAAGAAGCCAGTGGGTATTGGGGACACGGTGTCTTCCTAACAACGGGAGATAAACGTGACACATGGTCCCTGACACAGCGTGCGGCTTTTTGGGCCGGGGGAACGAGCCCCTTAGAAAGGGGAGATCCCATAGCTATAATTAGTACCCCTGACCAACTCTTAGAAAGTGTGCATAAAGCCGCTTGCCTGCAAATGATTCATGAGAAGAAGttaattcctggttttgaatTTCCAATGCAATTACCTGTGAAGCCCGAAATAATGACCCCTTTAATTCGTGGGCTTCCAGAAACACTTAAACCTACTGCCATTACCTTACAAAAAACTATCATGACACTAAGCCCTGTGGAAAGACTGGACAGATTCCTGGGTAATCCCACTGATTGCACTGGATCTACTGATCCCAACTTCACCCCATCCCCTTCATCCTCACAAGCCGCAGCTTCAAAATGCAGCTCGCCTGCCAGTAGTCGTAAAGTCTGGACATGGGGTGAAGTTGCAGAAGATTTGATTAATTACTGTAGAAAATATGGACCAGTAAAAACCCTGGAagaaaaaccagagaaaacaaaaggagttCGGTCCATTGGGATTCCTTATGATAAAAATTCAGGAAAGGGGAAACAAAGCCCTAACCGCCAGCATTGGTGGTCGTTGGGAGTCCAAAAGGGAGTCCCCAGAGATATAATGGATGGTTTGCCCCTTgataaattacagaaattaataaCTAATTGGCGCCATCGAAAATCAAATCCGCCAATCCAACCCACGGCACCCAAACCTCCCCGAAACATGGACAAGGAGCCAACTCTTCCTccgcctctccttcccctccctcctcagaACACGGGCAAGGGACCAACCCTCCCTCAGCATCTCCTCCGAAACACAGAAACAGTAGCCTTTTCTCAACTCCTCCCTCAAAACCCAGTCAGCGggccatttctctctcagccccctcctcagAGTTCGGGAAATGAGCTGACACAGTTTCAGGGAAACTAACTTCTCCGTCCTTTACAGGTGAGCGAAAGGACGGAGCATGGGTATACTTGAGAATgctcactaaaaataaattaggagaTATTTTAATTACAGCTGTTACGGGTCCCAAACGTGCTCTTGTAACATTTTTGATTGACACTGGGGCACAAATTTCTGCATTAACAGAAAAAGATGCTCAGAGGAGTGGAGTTGTTCCAACTAAGAGACAATACTCTGTTCTAAATGCCCTAGGAAAGTCAGAATCTATGAATGTAGCCTTGGTCAAACTCACACTTCCTGGAGATGAGAATCAATTAGTTGTCAAAATGGTAATTGGGAACATTCCAAACAATTTACTAGGGATGGATGTTCTTGCTGGGAGACAATGGGAGGACTCAGAAGGATCTTTGTGGTGTTTTGGTGCTACACCTTTAAATATTAGGTTGCTTCAAACCGCACCTTCTCTACCGTATAGTAAAATAACAAATGTAAAACCATATCCTCTACCTTCTGGTGCCAGAGAAGGTATCAAACCAGTTATACAGGATTTGCGAGACCAGGGAGTAATAATTAACACACATTCTGCTTTCAACTTGCCTGTCTGGCCAGTGCGTAAATCCAATGGGAAATGGAGGCTAACAGTTGATTTCCGCAGGCTTAATGCCAACACAGACCCTCTCACAGCAGCGGTCCCGAATTTAGCCGAGTTGATAATATCTATTCAAGAAAAAGCTCATCCTATTACGGCAACTATAGATGTCAAAGACATGTTTTTTATGATACCTATACAGCCAGAAGATAGGGACCGTTTCGCTTTTACGTGGGAAGGACAGCAATACACTTTCACTAGGCTTCCCCAAGGATACAAGCATTCCCCCACTCTAGCCCACCATGCACTAgctaaagaaatagaaaagatatCCAAACCTGATGATGTAGCTGTTTACCAATACATTGATGACATTTTGGTGGGAGGGGATGAAATTGAAGCAGTAGGAGAGACTcaacagaaaataatctctCATTTAGAGAGTCTCGATTTACAGATTCCCCcggaaaaaattcaaaagccCTCCCAAGAAGTAAAGTTCTTGGGAATTTGGTGGAAAGGGGGCATGACATGTATTCCACCAGACACCTTGACTTCTTTAGATCAGATTAAAATGCCTCACACTAGAAAGGATCTCCAACAGGCTCTGGGACTATTAGTGTTCTGGAGAAAACACATTCCAGATTTCTCGATAATTGCTAGGCCCCTTTATGACTTGCTGAGGAAAGGGGTAAAATGGGATTGGACTCCTTCTCAGGAAGAAGCATTGCAATTGCTAATTTTTGAGGCAACAGCTCATCAAGCATTGGGTCCCATCCATCCTACAGATCCCTTTCAGGTAGAATGGGGATTCGCTGCCTCAGGGCTGTCAGTACACATATGGCAGAGGGGACCTGAGGGTCCAACAAGGCCTGTGGGCTTCTATTCTCGTGGTTTCAGAGATGCTGAGAAAAGATACACTAcctgggaaaaggggctgtttgtggTTAGTTTGGCTCtcattgaagtggaaaaaatagcacGTCAACAACCTATTGTGCTAAGGGGCCCCTTCAAGGTTATTAAGACAGTCACTAGTGGAACCCCCCCTCCTGACGGGGTGGCTCAGAGGGCCTCAGTTAGGAAGTGGTATGCTCAAATCGAACATTACTGTAATATTTTTACAATTACAGAAGGAGCTGTAAAAAATTTAGCAATCCAAGAAACTGAGGAATTGGATAGTGGCCAAGATAAACCAGTCTCTGTAATCAAAGTGGCCCCTCCTTTCTCTCTtgaacaatcagcaaattcttggttTACTGATGCTTCTGCTAAAAGGGAAGGTAAAATATGGAAGTATAAAGCAGCAGCCCttcacatttcctctggtgagcAAATAATCACAGAAGGCGAAGGTAGTGCACAGGTTGGGGAGCTGGTAGCTGTCTGGAGTGTTTTCCAATGAGAAGCACAAAATTCCTCTTTGGTCTGCATTTACACTGACTCTTATGCTGTATACAAAGGTTGTACTGAATGGCTTCCTTTTTGGCAGCAAAACGATTGGGAAGTCAACAGAATTCCGGTAtggcaaaaggaaaagtggcaagaaatattaaatattgcaaGTCAGGGGAACTTTGCAGTAGGCTGGGCGGCCTCTCATCAAACAGATGGGAATCCAGCAGGAGAATGGAATAATAAAGCTGATGAGCTAGCAAGGCTTAGTCCTCTGAAAAAGGAGCAAATTACAGAGGAATGGAATCAGTTGTTAGAATGGCTGCATGTAAAAAGGCAGCACACAGGTGCAAAAGATTTATACCAGGAAGCTCATGCCCGGGGTTGGCCCGTTACTAGAGAAATGTGTAAAACATGCATATCAGCCTGTGAGCAGTGTCGCAAGCAACTGGAAAGACACCCTTTAGAAGATGACCCTTTGCATTTGAGGAAAGGCAAAGGCTTGTGGGACGCATGGCAGGTAGATTATATTGGTCCCTTTAAgaaatcaggaggaaaacattttgtgttAGTAGGAGTAGAGATTGTGTCTGGGTTAGTTCAAGCTGATGCTTTTAAAAGAGCTACTGGGGACAATACTGTCAAAGCTTTACAGGGGTGGTTTGGAACTTTCCCAAAGCCACAGGAAATTCAATCTGATAACGGGTCTCATTTCACTGCTAGAGTTGTACAGGACTGGGCAAAAGGGGA
This genomic window from Anomalospiza imberbis isolate Cuckoo-Finch-1a 21T00152 chromosome 22, ASM3175350v1, whole genome shotgun sequence contains:
- the LOC137487124 gene encoding uncharacterized protein yields the protein METSQGSGDETEEKETPHIREIYPQKELEAANNCGEHCCHHLRPLIKTEYNYLSDDDLEPHITTKHIPYTATELAKLKKEYGRLPHESETEYVFRMSLTGGDQIKLTEQEASGYWGHGVFLTTGDKRDTWSLTQRAAFWAGGTSPLERGDPIAIISTPDQLLESVHKAACLQMIHEKKLIPGFEFPMQLPVKPEIMTPLIRGLPETLKPTAITLQKTIMTLSPVERLDRFLAAASKCSSPASSRKVWTWGEVAEDLINYCRKYGPVVLNGFLFGSKTIGKSTEFRRTSRDNII